In Candidatus Chlorohelix allophototropha, the following are encoded in one genomic region:
- a CDS encoding EVE domain-containing protein: protein MAKGVDIYTFIDEDEAIEYLHGKGFTVLQNASEKTQDSTWLFQSNPDIYDLVGALKKLTEMTWVVRQYAGSIYSGDTVYLWESGTNAGVVAIATVISSPQEMEQDELEESFYKDISGFEGKQLRVRLHIEKILPERIKKSALQADPILKGFYFLKFPQGTNFKLTPKQAAALKALVSSTPVTEEYTSGKSLIERLANASRATEETKVEPEASQAKPVGEADLIEQLKATFEEFRADPLTSLRIKVRRKRAAQLRQALATSGRVDVINFFNHEVWVFEDDTRLGDVSIKGTIFGNKALEPARIAELEEALESDKLTLRGNYIWGSGARVYGSTMVRQEDGTDSRAENIGQALRILLSTGALTPLEKAEGILKIKGFGQNITTGLLMVFYPDEFAIYNTISQETMRLLGYRTNTLPIFQEESRKLKQLLGAEDFLEQDWFLYCLTHELDGEIESLKELRQLLEVNPDDALEEEDDDGAVLSLREWQQSIVTGPAFIERLVKGFPEWLTTTFGETITLKPRPRQRLSILISGRIQFILAFNKKNGLYVQIHKPSSEILNLLKQDLSKPETLMTFGDNPDIYRFIIYNAKDYELLQKITSLLANNRLELWPPQPLDGAAFVVIHGSDFESQKYGESYTFTKKAAGDSKELIEAIKKIEQTPVYLIIYRPGPKYAFTAWAKVNKVSEELTEQTDEVEYKLSLQQFEFPEALNLQDAANPLRKQIEWLGGTLVQAFNFHSIRKISNEDFSNIIKAARGEKIAMNDAAFTILNEMESKTSSLRDILDKAKERGLLDKQVTATELASALLRDNTRFIKLGSDNWKILEARSIDSKPPVQVAFAIYKLGNGAKLQEYYLTTSNFKLGYQPDPALTIAPGVSLLLASPDGSILPLQAKVTAINAGSLEVEAQKHFNRAVSQAEVAQIIGQPLEQQLLDLTQAKYEEIARRMGNKRMEEPLLLDYVVRYITNSGYYFDKETIYNYHICLKTRPFVILAGLSGTGKSKLAQLYAQALGSTVENGRYLRLAVRPGWNDDRYLLGYLNTLTGEYETEPAVDFLLQAAADPTNLYFMCLDEMNLAHVEHYFSQFLSALEEDKPENRIIPLIGKSAWKRLVAQHGHDKLAVSQQVSIPANLLFIGTINVDETTQMLSDKVIDRANTIEFFEVDLDKIPEPKALPELVDLSSVGWSSYQSRQLDKTYHDQIIEIGKILNKADLGLGYRVLKDIELYLSNSKGLLGAKVAFDLQMKQRILPRVRGSDTETTRKLLEELINFTKQQQLPRSQKRLEEMQRRLKRDGYTGFWR from the coding sequence ATGGCTAAGGGAGTTGATATATATACATTTATCGACGAGGATGAGGCTATTGAGTATCTTCATGGTAAAGGGTTTACCGTGTTGCAGAACGCAAGTGAGAAAACTCAGGATAGTACGTGGCTATTCCAGTCTAACCCGGATATTTATGACCTCGTTGGTGCTTTGAAAAAGCTAACCGAAATGACATGGGTAGTTCGCCAGTACGCCGGTAGTATCTATAGCGGGGACACGGTATATTTATGGGAGTCAGGCACAAACGCAGGGGTAGTGGCAATTGCTACAGTTATTTCCTCGCCCCAAGAAATGGAACAAGATGAATTAGAAGAATCATTTTACAAAGATATTTCAGGTTTTGAGGGAAAACAACTGCGCGTCCGCTTACATATCGAGAAAATATTGCCGGAACGTATTAAAAAAAGCGCACTACAAGCTGACCCAATTCTCAAGGGTTTTTACTTTCTAAAATTCCCACAAGGCACGAATTTCAAATTGACACCGAAGCAGGCGGCTGCGCTTAAAGCGTTGGTCTCGTCAACTCCTGTAACTGAGGAATACACTTCAGGGAAAAGCTTGATTGAGCGATTGGCGAACGCCTCCAGAGCGACTGAGGAGACTAAAGTCGAACCGGAAGCGTCACAGGCAAAGCCCGTTGGAGAAGCTGATTTGATAGAGCAACTAAAAGCAACCTTTGAAGAATTTCGCGCTGACCCCTTAACCAGCCTACGCATCAAGGTACGTCGCAAACGGGCTGCTCAACTGCGCCAAGCTTTGGCAACTTCGGGTAGAGTGGATGTTATTAATTTCTTTAACCACGAGGTATGGGTATTCGAGGATGATACCCGTCTGGGAGATGTATCAATCAAGGGGACAATTTTCGGGAATAAAGCGCTTGAGCCTGCCCGAATAGCCGAACTTGAAGAAGCGCTTGAGAGCGACAAATTGACGCTAAGGGGCAATTACATCTGGGGTTCAGGGGCGCGTGTTTATGGTTCAACCATGGTAAGGCAAGAAGATGGAACTGACTCTCGCGCTGAGAATATCGGGCAAGCCTTACGAATACTCCTCTCAACCGGAGCGCTCACACCACTGGAAAAAGCCGAAGGCATCCTGAAAATTAAGGGTTTTGGTCAGAATATAACCACAGGCTTGTTGATGGTTTTTTACCCTGATGAATTTGCGATCTATAACACCATTTCTCAGGAAACCATGCGCCTGTTGGGATACCGCACCAATACCCTGCCGATTTTTCAAGAAGAATCGCGCAAACTAAAACAGCTATTAGGGGCAGAGGATTTTCTGGAACAGGATTGGTTCTTGTACTGTTTAACCCATGAGCTGGATGGAGAGATTGAAAGTCTGAAGGAGTTGCGCCAGCTACTAGAGGTTAACCCCGATGATGCGCTAGAGGAGGAAGATGATGACGGCGCAGTTTTATCTCTTCGAGAATGGCAACAAAGCATAGTAACTGGTCCGGCTTTTATAGAAAGGCTTGTAAAAGGTTTTCCGGAGTGGTTAACCACTACCTTTGGGGAAACCATCACACTTAAACCTCGCCCACGTCAGAGACTCAGCATACTTATATCAGGACGAATACAGTTTATCCTTGCATTTAACAAAAAGAATGGCTTGTATGTGCAGATACACAAGCCAAGCTCAGAAATCCTAAATCTATTAAAACAAGACTTGAGCAAACCGGAAACCTTAATGACCTTTGGAGATAATCCTGATATATACCGGTTTATCATCTATAATGCGAAAGATTATGAGCTACTACAGAAAATTACCAGTTTGCTGGCTAATAATCGACTAGAGTTATGGCCGCCACAGCCTTTAGATGGTGCTGCTTTTGTGGTGATTCATGGTTCCGATTTTGAATCCCAAAAATACGGAGAAAGTTACACTTTTACAAAAAAAGCTGCCGGGGACTCGAAGGAACTAATCGAAGCCATCAAGAAAATAGAGCAAACGCCTGTTTACCTTATTATATATCGACCTGGCCCTAAATACGCCTTTACTGCTTGGGCAAAGGTAAATAAGGTGAGCGAGGAACTGACTGAACAAACGGATGAGGTCGAATATAAATTATCACTCCAGCAATTTGAATTTCCAGAGGCTTTGAATCTGCAAGATGCTGCAAATCCTTTGCGCAAACAGATTGAATGGCTTGGTGGCACTCTAGTACAAGCTTTCAATTTTCATTCCATCCGCAAAATAAGTAATGAAGATTTCAGCAACATCATCAAGGCAGCGCGAGGAGAAAAAATAGCTATGAATGATGCTGCTTTTACAATTTTGAACGAGATGGAGAGCAAAACCAGTAGCCTCCGGGATATTCTGGATAAAGCCAAAGAGCGCGGTTTATTAGACAAGCAAGTGACTGCTACAGAACTAGCCAGCGCACTTTTAAGAGACAACACCCGCTTCATAAAATTGGGTAGCGATAATTGGAAAATTCTTGAGGCACGGAGCATTGACTCGAAACCGCCCGTACAGGTAGCCTTTGCCATCTACAAACTGGGAAACGGCGCGAAATTACAGGAATATTATCTTACCACCAGTAACTTCAAGCTGGGTTACCAACCCGACCCCGCCCTCACAATTGCACCGGGAGTTAGCCTGCTATTAGCCAGCCCTGACGGCTCTATTCTTCCCTTGCAAGCTAAAGTTACCGCTATAAATGCAGGGTCACTTGAGGTGGAAGCCCAAAAACATTTCAACCGGGCAGTATCTCAAGCAGAGGTAGCGCAAATAATCGGGCAACCGCTCGAACAACAATTGCTGGATTTGACGCAAGCGAAATACGAGGAAATAGCGAGGCGCATGGGGAACAAGCGAATGGAAGAACCACTATTGTTGGATTATGTAGTTCGCTATATTACAAATAGCGGCTACTACTTTGATAAAGAAACCATCTACAATTATCATATCTGCCTGAAAACCCGCCCCTTTGTGATATTGGCAGGCTTATCCGGCACAGGCAAATCAAAGCTGGCACAACTCTACGCGCAAGCTCTGGGAAGTACGGTGGAGAATGGACGCTATCTGCGTTTGGCAGTTCGTCCTGGTTGGAATGATGACCGCTATCTGCTAGGCTATCTAAATACGCTTACCGGAGAATATGAGACTGAACCGGCAGTGGATTTTCTATTGCAGGCGGCAGCAGACCCTACCAACCTTTACTTTATGTGCTTGGATGAAATGAACCTAGCGCATGTTGAGCATTATTTCTCACAGTTCCTGAGCGCCCTCGAAGAGGATAAGCCTGAAAACCGCATTATCCCCTTGATCGGGAAAAGCGCATGGAAAAGGTTGGTAGCCCAACATGGTCACGACAAGTTGGCTGTGTCACAGCAAGTCTCTATTCCGGCTAACCTGCTCTTTATCGGGACTATTAACGTGGACGAGACCACCCAAATGCTTAGTGACAAAGTGATAGACCGCGCTAACACCATAGAGTTCTTCGAGGTGGATCTGGATAAAATACCCGAGCCAAAGGCATTACCTGAGTTAGTTGACTTGTCTTCGGTAGGCTGGTCTAGCTACCAATCCCGTCAACTCGACAAAACTTACCACGACCAGATAATTGAGATTGGTAAAATTCTGAATAAAGCTGATTTAGGTCTGGGCTACCGGGTGTTAAAAGATATTGAGCTATATCTGTCTAATAGCAAAGGCTTGCTGGGCGCTAAAGTAGCTTTTGATTTGCAGATGAAGCAACGCATCCTACCCCGCGTTCGAGGCAGCGATACCGAAACCACCCGCAAATTACTGGAAGAGTTGATCAATTTCACAAAACAGCAGCAACTTCCGCGCTCCCAAAAACGCTTGGAAGAGATGCAAAGAAGGTTGAAACGAGATGGCTATACCGGCTTCTGGCGCTAA
- a CDS encoding DUF2357 domain-containing protein: MAIPASGANSWLTINGKSVSFDPRSENEELTLVEELRHAIRSTTSAPAELEVAIVDGESPLDNPNYNLWYWKPDKFAGLYELKVTAPGVPEQIARVRIYPRKVSYDEYRKMLADIAAISYDLLFRVGSPSSEKAVAQKAEGQSSALRQYELLRKIVVEMEGVMAQIRRNPYKVLGRKDGEKLLQHVGSFSGEVQPRRGEYVKLPQQAAVKCRKEQLPRIWNVPNWELTCDVYENQLLKSFLSYHLVPLFNAIHESAEKELVRLTNEYNIFKRREWKTDELELQIRKLKEILPECEGFKQRCLSWSGEPFLHGVKHNTQAIKATQVLLKNFAYSRFFRLYLQLRAELKIRLDAQQFLTDLSLRKMADIYEMWAIFYITEALIDSLVNSGFQITRNNFFIELEDGRFQVDVTRNFSSIILVKEGLQVEMKYEPKYLRLHNTPGIGIDSGTFLTPDFALEVWRGNEAEAVILFDPKYRIVVQDGIKTYPYDAYGKMADYQQRIRYLPLGSKQVVDIVTSAYILYPGETFRHSSKKPGLGAIPLHPNMSQIDKGNFQTAIKDILTYAGLG, encoded by the coding sequence ATGGCTATACCGGCTTCTGGCGCTAATAGCTGGCTTACAATAAATGGTAAGAGTGTATCTTTCGATCCCCGGAGTGAGAATGAAGAGCTTACCCTGGTAGAGGAACTGCGCCATGCTATCCGCAGTACCACTTCTGCTCCAGCTGAGCTTGAAGTAGCAATTGTAGATGGGGAAAGTCCGCTAGATAATCCCAATTATAATTTATGGTATTGGAAGCCGGATAAATTTGCCGGTCTATATGAATTGAAAGTAACAGCACCCGGCGTGCCGGAACAAATCGCCAGAGTACGAATTTATCCTCGCAAAGTCTCGTATGATGAATACCGTAAGATGCTGGCAGATATTGCGGCAATATCCTATGACCTGTTGTTCAGAGTAGGCTCTCCTTCTTCCGAAAAAGCAGTGGCGCAGAAAGCCGAAGGACAGAGTTCCGCCTTACGCCAGTACGAACTGTTGCGGAAAATTGTAGTGGAGATGGAAGGAGTAATGGCGCAAATCCGTCGCAATCCATATAAAGTATTAGGGCGTAAAGATGGCGAAAAGTTGCTACAGCATGTGGGATCTTTCTCAGGTGAGGTTCAGCCCCGCAGAGGAGAGTATGTAAAACTACCTCAACAAGCGGCAGTAAAATGTCGCAAGGAACAACTCCCTCGTATCTGGAACGTACCGAATTGGGAGTTGACCTGCGATGTCTATGAGAACCAGCTTTTGAAAAGTTTTCTGTCCTACCACCTTGTACCTCTTTTCAATGCCATCCACGAGAGTGCAGAGAAAGAATTAGTCCGTCTAACCAACGAATATAATATTTTCAAACGGCGGGAATGGAAGACCGATGAACTTGAGTTGCAGATACGAAAACTCAAGGAAATACTACCTGAATGTGAGGGGTTCAAGCAGCGGTGCCTTAGCTGGTCTGGGGAGCCGTTTTTACATGGTGTAAAACATAATACCCAAGCAATTAAAGCTACCCAGGTACTGCTAAAAAACTTTGCCTATAGCCGTTTCTTCCGGCTTTACCTTCAGCTTCGTGCTGAGTTGAAAATCAGACTGGATGCTCAGCAATTCCTGACAGATCTTTCCCTGCGTAAAATGGCCGATATATATGAGATGTGGGCAATATTTTATATAACTGAGGCACTAATCGATTCTCTGGTCAATAGTGGCTTTCAAATCACCCGCAATAACTTTTTCATCGAACTGGAAGATGGACGTTTTCAGGTTGATGTTACTCGCAATTTTTCAAGTATTATTCTAGTCAAAGAGGGCTTGCAGGTAGAAATGAAATATGAGCCAAAGTATTTGAGACTGCATAATACGCCTGGCATAGGGATAGATAGTGGAACTTTTCTAACACCGGATTTTGCTCTAGAAGTATGGCGTGGAAATGAAGCTGAAGCGGTAATATTATTTGATCCTAAGTATCGGATTGTAGTGCAGGATGGCATAAAGACATATCCTTATGATGCTTATGGCAAAATGGCTGATTATCAACAGCGTATTAGGTATCTACCACTAGGCTCTAAACAAGTGGTGGATATAGTAACCAGCGCCTACATTCTTTATCCCGGTGAAACCTTCCGGCATTCCTCTAAAAAGCCAGGACTGGGAGCGATACCCCTCCACCCGAACATGAGCCAAATTGATAAAGGTAATTTTCAAACAGCCATAAAAGATATTTTGACTTACGCCGGCTTGGGATGA
- a CDS encoding Cof-type HAD-IIB family hydrolase, producing MSYKLVAIDLDGTLLDEQKKIRPRVKDAIQAAVRAGVVVTLATGRRHLGARAVADELGLEVPLILYCGSLVYDIHSSSALYHKPLPPSFIKEAIAIIRQSGYQPAILQSPLSGERIFLSQNYEDDQFMREYADSGQRQDLIERCSYDELAFVKDALTVVGIGPRAAMSRLLGSLNNGFKCSLFSYPLLSKNLADFHGFDFIQPGVGKGIALAALAEHYGIALSETLAIGDSPNDLDMLKAAGLGVAMGNAAAEVKAVAGAIVSTNEEDGVAEALDRYILKK from the coding sequence ATGAGCTACAAGTTGGTCGCAATTGATCTCGATGGCACTTTGCTGGACGAACAAAAAAAGATAAGACCCCGTGTAAAAGATGCAATACAAGCGGCAGTACGGGCAGGTGTGGTGGTAACACTGGCTACCGGAAGGCGGCATTTGGGAGCACGTGCAGTGGCTGATGAACTAGGGTTAGAAGTGCCACTGATTCTATATTGTGGTTCACTTGTTTATGATATTCACTCTAGCAGCGCGCTTTACCACAAACCGCTTCCACCCTCTTTTATAAAGGAAGCAATTGCTATAATTCGCCAATCCGGGTATCAACCTGCCATTTTGCAAAGCCCTTTAAGTGGAGAGCGCATATTCCTCAGCCAAAACTACGAGGATGACCAATTTATGCGGGAATATGCTGACAGCGGTCAACGCCAAGATTTAATAGAGCGGTGTAGCTATGATGAACTGGCCTTTGTAAAGGATGCGCTTACGGTGGTAGGGATTGGACCGAGAGCGGCGATGTCCCGCTTGCTTGGCTCACTGAATAATGGTTTCAAATGCAGCCTTTTCAGCTATCCCTTGCTGAGTAAGAACCTTGCGGATTTTCACGGTTTTGATTTCATCCAGCCGGGTGTGGGGAAAGGGATCGCGTTGGCAGCCTTGGCAGAGCATTATGGCATTGCGCTTTCGGAAACGCTTGCGATTGGAGATAGCCCTAACGATCTGGACATGCTAAAAGCAGCGGGACTTGGAGTAGCGATGGGTAATGCGGCAGCCGAAGTAAAAGCAGTGGCAGGCGCAATTGTCTCTACAAACGAAGAGGACGGCGTTGCGGAAGCACTGGATAGGTATATACTGAAGAAATGA
- a CDS encoding ATP-binding protein encodes MVKSGGLVGELTKLRFENFKGDSYARSNALHEAQSACKKGASLLITGAKGGGKTHLAAAYCNGASESGKVVVFLTMPALLDLLDRAREGKNPHELVEEQLLVILLHIDVLALEGLGTETISAWSLSRLFSLLNGRINRGITTLVTTSFTIPELAQRGYDERVIDRLKRYTQINLSKEDIA; translated from the coding sequence GTGGTGAAGTCCGGTGGGCTGGTAGGGGAACTGACCAAGTTGCGCTTTGAGAATTTCAAAGGCGACTCCTATGCAAGGTCAAATGCTCTGCATGAAGCGCAAAGCGCCTGTAAGAAAGGCGCCTCCTTACTAATCACCGGCGCGAAAGGCGGCGGCAAGACCCATTTAGCTGCGGCGTACTGTAACGGCGCATCTGAAAGCGGGAAAGTAGTGGTGTTCTTAACCATGCCAGCGCTACTTGATTTGCTGGATCGGGCACGAGAGGGGAAGAATCCCCACGAGCTGGTCGAGGAGCAGTTATTGGTTATTCTGTTGCATATCGATGTGCTGGCGTTGGAGGGTTTGGGCACCGAAACCATCAGCGCCTGGTCGCTCAGTCGGCTGTTTAGCCTCTTGAACGGGAGAATTAACCGAGGGATCACGACGCTAGTAACCACCAGTTTCACCATTCCAGAATTGGCACAGCGCGGGTACGATGAGAGAGTGATCGACCGTCTGAAGCGTTATACTCAGATTAATCTTTCCAAGGAGGATATTGCCTGA
- a CDS encoding helix-turn-helix domain-containing protein, translating into MTRHGQTHRTKGHILHDRIKIGELYIKGWSQARIAAELGVSQATVSREIRRISTEWQQKYLEDFDAMVRKQLLEIDNVIAEAYAAWERSQQKHASQTRQVLESTGEAGSEANGRLQQFGTLKVTVSDEVGDVAFLQVIRDMLAQKAKLLDLNSPERHLIGISAQVQYSSDVAFKILHDPQAGEMMRQLMEHVAGSDIVYPN; encoded by the coding sequence TTGACACGGCACGGGCAAACACACCGCACCAAAGGGCATATTTTGCATGATCGGATTAAGATTGGTGAGCTTTACATCAAGGGTTGGTCGCAAGCTCGCATTGCCGCTGAACTGGGCGTGTCGCAAGCCACCGTTTCCCGCGAGATTAGGCGCATCTCCACCGAGTGGCAGCAGAAGTATCTAGAGGATTTCGATGCCATGGTGCGGAAGCAACTGCTCGAAATCGACAATGTAATCGCTGAAGCTTACGCAGCTTGGGAGCGGTCGCAGCAGAAGCACGCCAGCCAAACCCGGCAAGTGCTGGAGTCTACGGGCGAAGCGGGCAGTGAGGCTAACGGTAGGCTGCAGCAGTTCGGGACGCTCAAGGTAACCGTTTCCGATGAGGTCGGGGACGTGGCTTTCCTGCAAGTGATCCGGGATATGCTAGCACAGAAAGCTAAGCTGCTCGATCTAAATTCGCCAGAGCGCCACTTGATCGGCATTAGCGCCCAAGTGCAATATAGCAGCGATGTAGCTTTCAAGATTCTGCACGACCCCCAAGCTGGGGAAATGATGCGCCAGCTAATGGAACACGTAGCAGGCAGCGATATAGTATATCCAAATTGA
- a CDS encoding ferric reductase-like transmembrane domain-containing protein yields MLASSKIQNISANSNPRLKTHAVMTGITFVGCLIAAIFASPAQSILETLSVGTGYIGLLLIMATLLIGPINMLKVRKNPVNINLRRDVGIWAGITSLAHVFFAAALQLSWGSSLLGFFFNTDGAFKFNLFGISSVFGLIGTLVILLLLVISNNLFLKKLKGKNWKTMQRLNYLLFVVALAHTFTQQVNIGRNALLIFGVMALTAGVVLAQSIGAWVYRQRAQQRKVTTEAVVASKAVGARRASVELASGKTRKYNVVSRNSFAKVISSVGVGALVLFMGFMIAKEGTQVINSINNTANSNGYVTNSNGSTSSSSSSGVQVNSAAVSQPQVVSRHS; encoded by the coding sequence ATGTTAGCTTCATCTAAAATCCAAAATATTAGCGCAAACAGTAATCCCCGCCTCAAAACCCACGCGGTTATGACCGGGATTACCTTCGTTGGTTGCCTCATCGCTGCCATCTTTGCCTCTCCCGCCCAGAGTATCTTGGAAACTCTCTCGGTAGGCACAGGTTACATCGGGCTGTTGTTAATTATGGCAACCTTGTTAATCGGCCCAATTAATATGCTTAAAGTCCGTAAAAACCCGGTGAATATTAACTTGCGTCGAGATGTCGGTATTTGGGCTGGAATTACCTCACTGGCGCACGTCTTTTTCGCTGCCGCCCTTCAGCTTAGTTGGGGAAGTAGCCTTTTAGGGTTTTTCTTTAACACTGATGGCGCTTTCAAATTTAATCTTTTCGGTATCAGCAGTGTTTTCGGACTGATCGGCACATTGGTTATTCTTCTCTTGCTGGTTATTTCCAACAATCTCTTCCTGAAAAAGCTAAAGGGCAAGAATTGGAAAACTATGCAACGCTTAAATTATCTGCTGTTTGTGGTGGCTTTAGCTCATACCTTTACCCAACAGGTAAATATCGGGCGGAATGCGCTTTTGATCTTTGGAGTTATGGCGCTGACTGCCGGAGTGGTACTGGCACAATCAATCGGCGCTTGGGTGTACCGACAACGGGCACAGCAACGCAAAGTTACGACAGAAGCGGTAGTCGCTTCTAAAGCAGTAGGGGCGAGAAGAGCAAGTGTAGAATTAGCCTCAGGCAAAACCCGAAAGTATAATGTGGTAAGCCGCAATTCTTTTGCAAAGGTAATCAGTTCTGTGGGAGTGGGTGCATTGGTGCTGTTTATGGGTTTTATGATAGCCAAAGAGGGGACGCAGGTCATCAATTCAATAAACAATACCGCGAACTCTAACGGTTACGTCACCAACTCAAACGGCTCTACCTCCTCGAGTAGCAGCAGTGGGGTTCAGGTAAATTCAGCAGCGGTGTCGCAACCGCAAGTAGTAAGCCGTCATTCTTAG
- a CDS encoding response regulator, with amino-acid sequence MSISNLNQNSPVRLLIADDQRLLREGIASLLSLQAGIEVVGTAANGQEALEKTRLLNPEVILMDVRMPIMAGVEATALIKRQFPTCKILMLTTFDDEEYVIEALKAGASGYLLKTIPEDDLAQAVIAAHKGIYQLDPAVALKVVASLGNPSASSRLQSLALQSSSPTNAGLTERELEVLKLTSQGLSNSEIARSLSISEGTVKNHISSILSRLGLRDRIQAIIYARENGLF; translated from the coding sequence GTGTCAATCTCAAATCTAAATCAAAACTCACCGGTGCGATTGCTCATAGCCGATGACCAACGCTTGCTACGGGAGGGTATTGCTTCTTTACTTAGTTTGCAAGCTGGAATTGAAGTGGTCGGAACGGCTGCTAACGGTCAGGAAGCGTTAGAAAAAACCCGATTACTTAATCCCGAAGTTATTTTGATGGATGTTCGGATGCCGATAATGGCTGGGGTAGAGGCTACCGCTCTAATAAAGCGTCAGTTTCCAACTTGCAAGATTTTGATGTTGACTACTTTTGATGATGAGGAATATGTAATCGAAGCTTTGAAGGCAGGAGCTAGCGGCTATTTACTCAAAACCATCCCAGAAGATGATCTTGCACAAGCGGTAATAGCCGCTCACAAAGGAATTTACCAGCTTGACCCGGCAGTTGCGCTAAAAGTTGTGGCTTCACTCGGGAATCCTTCAGCAAGCAGCCGTCTGCAATCACTTGCCTTACAAAGCTCTTCTCCGACTAATGCTGGATTGACCGAACGCGAACTGGAAGTGTTAAAGCTAACCTCTCAGGGACTTTCCAACAGCGAAATTGCTCGCTCTCTTTCCATCAGTGAAGGTACGGTCAAAAACCATATCTCAAGTATCTTATCCCGGTTGGGTTTACGTGACCGCATCCAAGCCATTATCTATGCCCGTGAAAACGGCTTGTTTTAA
- a CDS encoding sensor histidine kinase, with protein sequence MLGSKFLENSQTKLEFQPDEKNIPLGRNSRHWYNWLISKPFDWISTPIYLGACLSLFYDRNFYGSSYHVFEWWQITALVVATFILLAIDRYEYWRWGEEMPMRVATGYFLLRVGLVALISVVNPNEITLFMYLIIPFSALIYFGSGVGIGVGLLTWLIFAIRVLFFATIASEMPRPLPFINIFTICLIFIMTTAYTLRREKSSRTNAERLLKELKQSQRQVEELAATRERNRLARDIHDSLGHYLTVISVLLGKARAFKEKNPAEAEQAVTDARRLANEALQDVRESIKSLRTSQELFSLERKLPVLVANLQNEHLKIELEISGSEAGFSKQVLMVLYRVAQEGLTNVQRHSDASRARLQLKFEVHVAELTLEDNGKGFDLQNLSTGQSSGYGLLGLQERLEITGGEFLLDSQPGKGTRLVARVCKTSAAATGELG encoded by the coding sequence ATGCTAGGTAGCAAATTTTTGGAAAATTCCCAAACCAAATTAGAATTTCAACCCGACGAGAAAAATATACCCCTTGGGAGGAATTCCCGACACTGGTATAATTGGCTAATTTCTAAACCCTTTGACTGGATTTCTACTCCAATCTACCTCGGAGCCTGCCTAAGCCTTTTTTATGATCGCAATTTTTACGGCAGTAGTTACCATGTTTTTGAGTGGTGGCAAATAACGGCGTTGGTTGTAGCTACCTTTATTCTGCTGGCAATTGACCGTTATGAATATTGGCGTTGGGGCGAAGAAATGCCAATGCGAGTAGCTACCGGCTATTTTCTGCTGCGGGTCGGGTTAGTTGCGCTTATTTCAGTAGTAAATCCAAATGAAATAACCCTTTTTATGTATTTGATAATCCCATTCTCGGCGTTAATATATTTTGGAAGTGGGGTGGGAATCGGGGTTGGGTTACTAACTTGGCTGATTTTTGCAATTCGAGTATTATTCTTTGCGACAATCGCTTCTGAAATGCCCAGACCCTTGCCGTTTATAAATATTTTCACCATCTGCCTCATCTTTATTATGACCACAGCTTACACCCTTCGCCGTGAAAAAAGCAGCCGGACAAACGCCGAGCGACTATTGAAAGAGTTAAAGCAATCGCAACGTCAGGTAGAGGAACTTGCTGCTACAAGGGAACGTAATCGGCTTGCCCGTGATATTCATGACAGCTTAGGACATTATCTTACCGTTATAAGCGTGCTACTCGGAAAAGCTAGGGCTTTTAAAGAAAAGAATCCGGCCGAAGCGGAACAAGCCGTGACCGATGCGCGCCGTTTGGCAAACGAAGCTTTGCAAGATGTGCGCGAGTCGATAAAATCATTGCGTACCAGTCAGGAACTCTTTTCACTTGAAAGGAAATTGCCGGTATTAGTAGCAAATCTGCAAAATGAACATTTAAAAATTGAGCTTGAAATAAGCGGAAGCGAAGCTGGTTTCTCAAAACAGGTTTTGATGGTGCTTTATCGGGTGGCACAGGAAGGACTAACCAATGTGCAACGCCATTCCGACGCTAGTCGAGCTAGATTGCAATTGAAGTTTGAGGTACACGTGGCTGAACTGACGCTTGAGGATAACGGTAAGGGATTTGATTTGCAAAACTTGTCAACCGGGCAGAGTAGTGGTTACGGGTTACTGGGGTTACAGGAACGCCTCGAAATCACAGGAGGCGAATTTCTACTGGATAGCCAACCCGGAAAAGGAACTCGTCTAGTTGCTAGGGTTTGTAAAACATCAGCTGCAGCTACAGGAGAGCTTGGCTAA